A stretch of DNA from Maridesulfovibrio sp.:
TGTAATTTCCGCACTCGACAGCTGATGCTCCGGGAATATCGCCCTCAAAATCAGCAGCGAATCTGAACAGACCCCGCACAAGGTCCACGATATCCACGGATTCGTAATCCCCGGCAAGCAGCAGGTAAAAACCGGTCAGGCAGCCCATGGGTCCGAAGTAGATGACCTTATCGCCATACTCCGCATGATTGCGCAGGAATGTGGCCCCGATGTGTTCCATGGTATGCGCCGACTCGGGTGAAAGAGCCGGTTCATTGTTCGGTTCCTTCATGCGCAGGTCAAAGGTTGTTACACACTCACTGCCCACAGCGTCTTTTCTGGAAACATATATCCCGCGTTTCAACCTTGTATGATCAATTCTGAAGCTCTCTATTTTTTTCATTTCCGTTTCACCTTGATTAATTTTTTAAAGGAAAAATCAGCTGATTACCGCTGATACAGGCTCATTTCCGCATTCGGTTGAAATTCTATCTCGCAGACCTTCGATAATAGTCAGGACCATGCGGACCGAGTTGACCGCGGCCTTCTCCATGCAGTTTTCGTAGACGGAGACACTCCCGACCTCCCGAACCTTGTCTGATATGGACCTGATGAGGATGAAAGGCACATTGAACAGGAAGCCGGTCTGGGCAACTGCCGCTCCTTCCATCTCCACAGCCATCACGCCGGGAAAACTTTCGGCAATTCTCTCGACCTGCTGCCGTGTGTGCACAAAGGTATCCCCGGAAAGCACCGGTCCCTGATGAACAGTCACACCGGGATCGTTCATCCATGCCCTGCCGGCCAGCCCCAGAAGCATGCTGTCCGCCATATAGGCCGCAGGCATGCGCGGAATCTGGCCGATTTCGTAGTCAAACGCGGTGGCATCGGCATCATAATGGCGCACCTCGGATGAAAGCACGATATCTCCGACGTTGACATCATCAGGAAAACCACCGGCGACCCCGGTATTGATCAGGTAGTCCGGTTTGAAACGATCAAGCAGCAGGGCAGTTCCTACAGCAGCGTTTACTTTTCCGATTCCGCACAGCAACAGGGCCACATCAATTCCGCAGATTCGCCCGGAATGGTAAACAATATGGCCCAGACATATCCGGGAGGAATCCTCCAGTCTGTCCAGAAGCATGGCAATCTCTTCTTCCATGGCGGCAATAATTCCGATTTTCAACTTTGCGCCCCTTTGTCATATGAGTTTCTCCCACCGATCGGGATGAGACTTGAAAAATAAGCGCCAAACCATTAGTTAGTAAAATTAATAGTTCTACTTTTTTCAGTAAGTAATTCTTACAGGAGCTGAAATGCTGCCCGATCTGAACAGACTCAAGGTCTTTTTTCACATCTACAATGAACTGAGCAGTACCGGAGCGGCCAAAAAGCTGCACATAACTCAATCCGGAGTAAGCCAGCACCTTAAAAAGCTGGAGGAAGAACTCGATACCAGGCTTTTCACCAGAGTTAACCGCCGTCTGGTGCCGACTTCAGCCGGGCACAGGCTGTACGCTGTCGTAAGCGGTTTCATGGATGAGCTGGAACGGGGAGTGCGCCATCTGTCTGATGACGGAGAGCCTTCCGGACTGCTGCGCATCGGCTGTCCGCCGGAATTAGGCAGAGCCTATCTGCCGCGAATATTCGCATCGTTTCGCAGGAAATACCCGCAGGTTTCCATGCAGCTGGAACTGGCAGACCCGACCGTGCTGTTCTCCATGGTTTCATCAGGGGAGCTTGATTTCGCATACATCGACATCCTGCCATTCATCATGGACACTCCGGGCGGGATTTCATCATACTCCATCACTCCGGTCATAAGAGAAGAATTTGTGCTGGCCTGTTCACGGGGCTACTACGAATCAAAGGTGGCCGGCGCAAAATACGAGCAGCTCTGCACACTGGATTTCATCGGCTATAAAACCGATATCTCCCTGTTCAGAAGCTGGTTCAAACTGAATTACGGGCAGGAGCCGAACTCGCTTAACCTCGTCTTCACGGCAGACAGTTCGGGGGCGCTAATAAGGGCTGTTGAGGAAGGTATGGGACTCGGAATCATCGTCAGCCACCAGATCAACAGACAGATAGCGGAAGGGAAAATCATGGTGATACAGCCCGGATCGGAAAAACTGCACAACACCATTTCCTGCGTGCAGTTCAAGGACAAGCGCCGCACTGCAACCGAAGATATGTTTCAGAAGCATTTTCGGCACGAGCTGGACAAAAATTTTGCGAAACTCAAATTATGCTGATTACGACTGCCGGCCTTAAGCGCGAAATGCATCAAATTCTTTCACGAATAAAAAAAGGCCGACTCCGGTAAAACCCCGAAGTCGGCCTGAGATTTCTTAAACGACAGGTTATCCATTCATTTTTTCAAAAACCTTGTACAAAGCCTGAGTACCGAGTTCCTCGTGGCCCATAGCCATGGCGGCTACATAGAACTGGTTTACCAGTGCAAGACCGGGCAGTGCGAGATTCATGCGTCTTGCCTCGCTGAGGGCGATACCCATATCTTTGACAAAATGCTTGATAAAAAATCCGGGATTGAAATCTCCATCGGCAATACGTCTACCGAGATTGTTGATGGACCACGAACCGGCTGCGCCGGAGCCGATCACATCAATGACCTCGTTAAGGTCCATGCCCGCCTTGTAGGCGTAAAAAAGGGATTCGACCACGCCGATCATGGTTCCGGCAATCAGAATCTGGTTGCACATCTTGGTGTGCTGTCCGGCACCGGCCGCCCCCATAAGCCGGACATTTGATCCCATCACGTCAAAGAGATCCTTTACCTCGTCAAAAGTTTCCTGCCTGCCGCCGACCATGATTGCCAGAGTGGCATTGCGGGCTCCGAGATCACCCCCTGAAACAGGGGCGTCCAGAGCGCCGACACCCTTGGCGGCTGCCGCTTCGGCAATACGTTCGGCAAGGGCCGGTTCAGAGGTGGTCATATCCACTATTATTTTTCCGGGGCAGACATTATTGAGCACCCCGTTTTCGCCGAGAATGGTTTCTTCAACATCCACGGGATAGCCGACAATGCTGAAAATAATATCCGCGTTGGCGGCCACATCAGCAGGGGAGTCGCACCAGTGCGCTCCGGCAGCTATAAGCTGGTCGGCTTTTGACTTGGTTCTGTTGTAGACATACGCTTCGTTTCCGGCCTTGATCAGGTGCATGCACATTGATCCGCCCATAACTCCGGTGCCGATCCAACCTATTTTTCTGCTCATTTTTTATATCCTCGATTTGCACAACTGTTCTGATGAATATCCGATCCGGCCAAATTCATAGCACGGGGGTAGATGAAAGAAAACATACGGCCAGCCCCTATTTGTAGAGGGCATAGACTGTTGCCCCGAGCATGAGCACAACCATGGAAGTGTTCACCGTGTAACGCAGTTTCGGGCTTTGCAGCACCTTGAGTATGGACTCCCCGGCAATACACCACAGGGAGTGAAACAAGGTGGCACCGCATGTAAAACAACCCACGAAAATAATCATATCGGTTACGCTGGGAGCATGCACACCGACAAATTGCGAAAAAGCCGAAACGGTCATGGCATAGTGTTTCGGGTTCAGGGGGTGCAGCATCAGCCCCTCGTAAAACCTGAAGGACTTACGCTTGCTCCCTGTTTCAGCATTCATACCCAGAACCTTCCAGGCCAGGTACAGGATATACACCAGTCCAAGTATTTTGAGGACCGCAGCAATCCGCGGAGAAGCCATGAACAACTCGGCCAGACCTATAACCGAAAGTATA
This window harbors:
- a CDS encoding LysR family transcriptional regulator, with product MLPDLNRLKVFFHIYNELSSTGAAKKLHITQSGVSQHLKKLEEELDTRLFTRVNRRLVPTSAGHRLYAVVSGFMDELERGVRHLSDDGEPSGLLRIGCPPELGRAYLPRIFASFRRKYPQVSMQLELADPTVLFSMVSSGELDFAYIDILPFIMDTPGGISSYSITPVIREEFVLACSRGYYESKVAGAKYEQLCTLDFIGYKTDISLFRSWFKLNYGQEPNSLNLVFTADSSGALIRAVEEGMGLGIIVSHQINRQIAEGKIMVIQPGSEKLHNTISCVQFKDKRRTATEDMFQKHFRHELDKNFAKLKLC
- a CDS encoding NAD(P)-dependent oxidoreductase; amino-acid sequence: MSRKIGWIGTGVMGGSMCMHLIKAGNEAYVYNRTKSKADQLIAAGAHWCDSPADVAANADIIFSIVGYPVDVEETILGENGVLNNVCPGKIIVDMTTSEPALAERIAEAAAAKGVGALDAPVSGGDLGARNATLAIMVGGRQETFDEVKDLFDVMGSNVRLMGAAGAGQHTKMCNQILIAGTMIGVVESLFYAYKAGMDLNEVIDVIGSGAAGSWSINNLGRRIADGDFNPGFFIKHFVKDMGIALSEARRMNLALPGLALVNQFYVAAMAMGHEELGTQALYKVFEKMNG
- a CDS encoding LysE family translocator translates to MQENFWAFLIFVIVMTGTPGPGNLASMALGQAVGFRRSIPFLSGIVVGGTVMDILSVIGLAELFMASPRIAAVLKILGLVYILYLAWKVLGMNAETGSKRKSFRFYEGLMLHPLNPKHYAMTVSAFSQFVGVHAPSVTDMIIFVGCFTCGATLFHSLWCIAGESILKVLQSPKLRYTVNTSMVVLMLGATVYALYK
- a CDS encoding S-ribosylhomocysteine lyase: MKKIESFRIDHTRLKRGIYVSRKDAVGSECVTTFDLRMKEPNNEPALSPESAHTMEHIGATFLRNHAEYGDKVIYFGPMGCLTGFYLLLAGDYESVDIVDLVRGLFRFAADFEGDIPGASAVECGNYTFMDPAGAVIEAKKYCAEVLDVISLENLVYPE
- the mtnN gene encoding 5'-methylthioadenosine/S-adenosylhomocysteine nucleosidase; this translates as MKIGIIAAMEEEIAMLLDRLEDSSRICLGHIVYHSGRICGIDVALLLCGIGKVNAAVGTALLLDRFKPDYLINTGVAGGFPDDVNVGDIVLSSEVRHYDADATAFDYEIGQIPRMPAAYMADSMLLGLAGRAWMNDPGVTVHQGPVLSGDTFVHTRQQVERIAESFPGVMAVEMEGAAVAQTGFLFNVPFILIRSISDKVREVGSVSVYENCMEKAAVNSVRMVLTIIEGLRDRISTECGNEPVSAVIS